The following is a genomic window from Devosia neptuniae.
CATCGACTTCGGACTGCTGGAACAGGGAAATGTGAATGTCGCCAGTGCCGGGCGGCAGGTCGACGACAAGGATGTCGAGATCGCCCCAATCGGTTTCACGCAGCAATTGGCGGAGCGCTGAGGTTGCCATAGGGCCGCGCCAGACCACGGCTTGGTCGGGATTTAGCATGGAGCCGATCGACATGGCCTTGAGGCCGAAGGCGCTGTGGGGCGTGAAAATGCCGTCTTCGCGGATGGCGGGCCGGCCTTCGAGGCCCAGCAGCTTGGGAATGGAGGGGCCGTAGAGATCGGCATCGAGAATGCCGGTGCGCAGGCCTTCAGCGGCAAAGGCCAGGGCCAGATTGACCGCGGTGGTGGATTTGCCGACGCCGCCCTTGCCGGAGCCAACCGCGATGATGCGCTTGATGCCGGGCACGGCTTGCTTGCCGGCCGGAACGGGGCTGCCATGGGAGAATTTTGGGCCCGCCGGCGGCTTGCCAGAGGTGAGCGACACCATGACCTTGCGCGTGCCGGCCACGGCCTGCGCTGCCAACTGGGCCTGTTCACGCGCGGGGCCGAAGGCGGCTTCCATGCCCGGGGCCACGGCAATGGCGAAAGCCACAGCGCTGGGCGTGACGATGATTTCGGACAGGCCACCATAGCCCGACAAATCTCCGCCACCGGGAATTTCCACAGCAGCGAGCGCGGCTTTGATGGTGGCGGCGAGTTCGGTATCGGCCATTGGGGACCTTTTGCTGTGCCTGGCCCCTGCCCTTCCCTCGCAAGAGGGTGGATCGGCCGCAGGCCGAAATGGTGAGGGGCTACAGACCCCTCACGCGATTATCATAAGGGTCGTAGACCCCTCATCCGCCCCGGCGGGGCACCTAGCCATTCGAGCATAGCTCTCATGGCCTTCGCTCCACCGGAGCGATTTGCCCTTGGCCGGGTCGAAGTCCCACTGGGGGAGAAGGACGAGCAGAGCGAGCCTTAGAGGATCGACTGGCCGGTGGCTTTCCAGTCCTTGAGGAAGCCTTCGATGCCCGCATTGGTCAGCGGGTGGTTGGCGAGCTTGCGGATCACGTCGGGCGGGATGGTGGCGACGTCGGCCCCGGCCAAAGCGACTTGGGTCACGTGGTTGGGCGAGCGGATCGAGGCGGCCAGGATCTGGGTTTCGAACTGGTAGTTGTCGTAGATCTGGCGGATGTTTTCGATCAGTTCGACACCGTCGAGATTGATATCATCGAGACGGCCGAGGAAGGGCGAGATATAGGTCGCGCCGGCCTTGGCGGCGAGCAGGGCCTGATTGGCCGAGAAGCACAGGGTGACGTTGGTTTTGACGCCGCGTTCCTTGAAGGTCTTGGTGGCTTTGAGGCCATTGAGCGTCAGGGGGAGCTTGACCACGACATTGTCGGCCAGCTTGGCCAGCACTTCGCCTTCGGCAATCATGCCGTCATATTCAAGGCTGGCGACTTCGGCCGAGACCGGGCCGGGCACGGTGGCGCAGATTTCCTTGACGACTTCCTTGAAATCGCGGCCGGACTTGGCAATCAGCGACGGATTGGTGGTGACACCATCGAGCAGGCCGGTATCGTACAGCTCCTTGATGTCCTTGATTTCTGCAGTGTCGACGAAGAACTTCATGGTTCCCTCCTAGAGCTGTTCAGCAAAATGTGTAGCACGGCGGGGCCGGGCTGCAAGGCGAATGGACTGGCTTATTTGCTCGCCGAGAGCATGGCTTCCGCCAGATCGCCGACCCGATCCTCCGGGATGCCGGCGACATTGATGCGACTGTCACCAATCATATAAACACCATTGGCGGCTTTTAAATGCTCAACGACGTCATTGGGCAGCCCAAGCAGTGAAAACATGCCGCGATGGGCGGCGATGAAGTCGAAATCCTTGGAATTTGAACGCTGGCGGATGGCTTCGGCCAGCTTTTCGCGCAGCGTGATCATGCGGCCGCGCATCTGATTGAGCTCGGCTTCCCACTCGGCGCGCAGATCCTTGTCCTCAAGGATGGTGCGGATGATTTCGGCACCATGATCGGGCGGCTGCGAATAGGCGCCGCGGATGATGTTGAGAAGCTGGGAATTGGTCACGTCGGCCTGGTCCGCATCCCTGGCGATGAGGATGGCGGCGCCGATGCGTTCGCGATAGAGGCCGAAATTCTTGGAGCCCGAGAAAGCGATCAGCGCTTCGGGAACCGAGGCGATCACCTTGCGGGTGCCATAGGCGTCTTCGAGCAGGCCATCGCCGAAGCCGAGATAGGCCAGGTCAATGAAGGGCAAAGCGCCGGTGCGGGCAAGGCTTGCGGCGACCTGATCCCACTGCTCATTGGTGAGGTTGGCGCCGGTTGGGTTGTGGCAGCAGCCATGCAGCAGCACGACATCGTCCTTGCCCAATTTATCAAGCGCAGCAAGCATTTGCGGGAATTTTACGCCACGGGTTTCGGTGTCGAAATAGGGGTATTTCTCGACCTTGAGACCGGAATTTTCGGCAATGGGGTTGTGGTTGGGCCAGGTCGGATCGGAGACCCAGACAGTGGCGCCGGGCTTGGCGCGGTTGATCAGCTGCATCAAAACCCAGAGCGAGCCAGTGCCGCCAGGGGCCTGAGCGATGCGGACGCGAGAGCGGTCGACGCTATCGGCCAAAGCCAGATCGAGCACGGCGGCGCCGAAGCCCTTATTGCCGGCAATGCCCAGATAAGTCTTGGTTTTTTCGTTTTCGAGAATGCGCTGCTCGGCCTTGCGGACGGCGGACATGACGGGCGTGACGCCCTTTTCGTCCTTATAAACGCCGACGCCGAGGTCGATCTTGGTGGAGCGCGGGTCGGCCGCGTATTCGCCCATGAGCGCCAGGATCTTGTCGCCGGGGGCCTTGGTGAGGGTCTCGAACATTTCAGGAGCAGTTCCGGTGGGAAGGCGCCGCCTTTATAGGCGGCGGAGGATTTTTTGCAATTGCAATCGGCTCAGCGTTTGAGGCCGGTTTTATCCAGCTCGGCGATCAATTGCGGAATGATTTCAAAGAGATCGCCGATCAGAGCGATGTCGGCAAGCTTGACCAGCGGGGCTTCGGCATCGGTGTTGATGGCGACGATTTTCTTGGCGCCCTGGATGCCCGCAAGGTGTTGCAGCGCGCCGGAAATGCCGATGGCGATGTAAAGATCGGGGGCGATGATCTTGCCGGTCTGGCCGACCTGCCAATCATTGGGGGCGTAGCCGGCATCGACCGCGGCGCGGGTCGCGCCGATGGCGGCGCCGAGTTTTTTGGCAAGGGATTCAATGAGTTGAAAGCCCTCGGCTGAGCCGACCGCAATGCCGCCGCCGACCACGATCTGGGCGGTGGCGAGATCGGGGGTGTCGCTCTGGGTGCGATGGGCGGCAATGACCTTGGCGGCGGAGGAAATGCCTGAGACATCAAGGGGTTCGATGGGAGCGGCATTGCCGGACGCGGCGGCGCGGAAGGCCGAGGCGCGCAGGGTGAGGATGTGCTTGGACTGGTTCGAGGTGACGGTTTGCAGGGCATTGCCAGCATAGATCGGGCGCTCGAACCGGTTGGGACCGAGTATGGCGACGATATCGGTGACCGGCATGAGGTCGAGCTTGGCGGCGAGGCGCGGGATGACATCCTTGCCCACCGAACCGGCACTTGCGACCAGATAATGATAACGGACTGCTAACGTTGAGAGTAGCATTTCGAGGCTATCGGCGGCGAATTGACCTTCGGCGGTCAAGACCTTGGTGACGCCGGCAAGGCTGGATGCGGATTGGGCGGCGGCGGCGATGTCCTCGCCGGCCACCAGGATTTCGACCGGGCCTAGCTCGGCCACTGCATGCACCACGCGGGCGGTGGCGGGCGAGAGGGCGCCGAGGTCGTGATCGGCCAGAACCAGAACGCTCATCACAGCGCCTCCATCTGCGAAATGTCGGCGGCGATGAAGGCGGCGAGTTCAGCAACGGAGCCGACAGTCTTTCCTGCCATGCGTTCGGGGGGCGGGGATATCTTTTCCACCGTGAGACGCGGGGCGAGGTCGACGCCGAAATCGGCGGCAGCGCGGGTGGCCAAGGGCTTGGAGCGGGCCTTCATGACCTGCGGCAGGGCGGCGTTGCGGGGGGTATTGAGGCGGAGGTCGGCGGTGACGATAGCCGGCAGCGGCAGCGCCAGGGTCTGGCGGCCAGTGTCGACTTCGCGGGAGACTTCGAGGCCCTGCCCCGTAACTTTGATTTCGGAGGCGAAGGTGGCCTGGGGACGGCCGGTGAGGGCCGCGAGCATCTGGCCGACATGGTTGGAATCATCGTCCACTGCCTGCTTGCCGAGCAGGACCAGGTCGGGATTTTCCTCGGCGACGATCTTGGCCAGGAGCTTGGCAATGGCGAGGGTTTCGAGCTCGGCATCGGTTTCGACCAGAATGCCGCGATGGGCACCCATGGCGAGCGCGGTGAGGATGACGTCATTGG
Proteins encoded in this region:
- a CDS encoding Mrp/NBP35 family ATP-binding protein codes for the protein MADTELAATIKAALAAVEIPGGGDLSGYGGLSEIIVTPSAVAFAIAVAPGMEAAFGPAREQAQLAAQAVAGTRKVMVSLTSGKPPAGPKFSHGSPVPAGKQAVPGIKRIIAVGSGKGGVGKSTTAVNLALAFAAEGLRTGILDADLYGPSIPKLLGLEGRPAIREDGIFTPHSAFGLKAMSIGSMLNPDQAVVWRGPMATSALRQLLRETDWGDLDILVVDLPPGTGDIHISLFQQSEVDGVVIVSTPQELALIDAKKAIDMLRRMGVPLLGLIENMSYFIAPDTGTRYDIFGTGGAENAARSLDMPFLGAVPLVMSIRENSDIGQPPVVSAPNGSEAQAFRAIATKILAGLPALRG
- the fsa gene encoding fructose-6-phosphate aldolase, whose translation is MKFFVDTAEIKDIKELYDTGLLDGVTTNPSLIAKSGRDFKEVVKEICATVPGPVSAEVASLEYDGMIAEGEVLAKLADNVVVKLPLTLNGLKATKTFKERGVKTNVTLCFSANQALLAAKAGATYISPFLGRLDDINLDGVELIENIRQIYDNYQFETQILAASIRSPNHVTQVALAGADVATIPPDVIRKLANHPLTNAGIEGFLKDWKATGQSIL
- a CDS encoding amino acid aminotransferase, which encodes MFETLTKAPGDKILALMGEYAADPRSTKIDLGVGVYKDEKGVTPVMSAVRKAEQRILENEKTKTYLGIAGNKGFGAAVLDLALADSVDRSRVRIAQAPGGTGSLWVLMQLINRAKPGATVWVSDPTWPNHNPIAENSGLKVEKYPYFDTETRGVKFPQMLAALDKLGKDDVVLLHGCCHNPTGANLTNEQWDQVAASLARTGALPFIDLAYLGFGDGLLEDAYGTRKVIASVPEALIAFSGSKNFGLYRERIGAAILIARDADQADVTNSQLLNIIRGAYSQPPDHGAEIIRTILEDKDLRAEWEAELNQMRGRMITLREKLAEAIRQRSNSKDFDFIAAHRGMFSLLGLPNDVVEHLKAANGVYMIGDSRINVAGIPEDRVGDLAEAMLSASK
- a CDS encoding electron transfer flavoprotein subunit alpha/FixB family protein, which codes for MSVLVLADHDLGALSPATARVVHAVAELGPVEILVAGEDIAAAAQSASSLAGVTKVLTAEGQFAADSLEMLLSTLAVRYHYLVASAGSVGKDVIPRLAAKLDLMPVTDIVAILGPNRFERPIYAGNALQTVTSNQSKHILTLRASAFRAAASGNAAPIEPLDVSGISSAAKVIAAHRTQSDTPDLATAQIVVGGGIAVGSAEGFQLIESLAKKLGAAIGATRAAVDAGYAPNDWQVGQTGKIIAPDLYIAIGISGALQHLAGIQGAKKIVAINTDAEAPLVKLADIALIGDLFEIIPQLIAELDKTGLKR
- a CDS encoding electron transfer flavoprotein subunit beta/FixA family protein, which gives rise to MKILVAVKRVVDHNVRIRVRPDGSGVETNGVRMSMNPFCKHAVEAAVQLAEAGQAEEIVVVSIGPKSANDVILTALAMGAHRGILVETDAELETLAIAKLLAKIVAEENPDLVLLGKQAVDDDSNHVGQMLAALTGRPQATFASEIKVTGQGLEVSREVDTGRQTLALPLPAIVTADLRLNTPRNAALPQVMKARSKPLATRAAADFGVDLAPRLTVEKISPPPERMAGKTVGSVAELAAFIAADISQMEAL